A section of the Triticum dicoccoides isolate Atlit2015 ecotype Zavitan chromosome 7A, WEW_v2.0, whole genome shotgun sequence genome encodes:
- the LOC119328130 gene encoding E3 ubiquitin-protein ligase UPL5-like, whose amino-acid sequence MDPNVVAISQESNSSSDAIRLTVQSIDGKKTVVVAGPQDTLGEVLGRFVDVGPRRRSDLHAVHECRNLHLEAKINELDLPRGATLHLTRYPDAWSLASQIAAAATTDMDVSNETAELFKRFIHDGEVQIDPLARHLGVPNCSSWTDFEHVTKMLYTRDIVLLVKKFLASAKATNERQAGTAVEYLDVLLRSGVIGVLVRLYSSGSMLHHLRANSAIICLLYPEISGILPRLEVCFLPLWLELCRLIPAASGKGRSDPLYEKCRHRLAAVLSLFERTPSLRMPKMPQEWLIERLIPIAKDATDVIIRYMAAGWAAPDDKLFVFRVLFALVCYFRRREVYAQRKDGPVGAVLSRTAMSLLISVNAFMTRLEGASPSKEQQQQDATHNILPGLATLEQHQQDTVDSIWVVLGQLDMWSVTDCHLAGAIRATCTAHAACLNALVLGTSADRSRCKDIGRIVVKHKDLLGFEVRMHFARAMLPEMDATSSAFMLFDDEPHALEMLIDRSQLLPDSFRYVSEAASHVLRGRLFVEFLDEEALGEGVAREWISLVCRALFDPRHGLFSPCPRDQQRFFLNPASGADPLQLKYFDFAGRMIGLALMHNVPVGVRFDRTLFFQLAGRPLTLDDIADADPSTHASCKKILEMDPDLVDSDALGLTFAREVGVFGSGEVIELLPGGRDIAVDSKNRGQYIELLIQSLFMASTKDQLTHFAKGFSYMLVKPELRKLFFLSLHLKDLDSMLGGRIGAIDVQEWKEYTRYEGGFTQQDDQINWFWEAVASMMVEEQRRLLFFWTSVEYLPFDGFRGLHLGSGLVISKASLKTSEHLPSSSTCFYRLNMPVYTSSSMTLSRLQKITQEHVSNSFGEI is encoded by the exons ATGGATCCCAATGTCGTCGCTATCTCTCAAGAGTCAAACTCCTCGTCTGACGCCATCCGGCTCACGGTACAGAGCATCGACGGCAAGAAGACCGTGGTCGTGGCGGGTCCACAGGACACTTTAGGCGAGGTGCTCGGTCGCTTCGTGGACGTGGGACCCAGGAGAAGAAGCGACCTCCACGCCGTGCACGAGTGTCGGAACCTCCACCTCGAGGCGAAAATCAACGAGCTTGACCTCCCGCGCGGCGCCACTTTGCACTTAACCCGATATCCCGACGCATGGAGCCTCGCATCTCAGATTGCCGCGGCGGCCACAACTGACATGGACGTCTCTAACGAAACTGCCGAGTTGTTCAAGAGGTTCATACATGACGGTGAAGTCCAAATTGATCCACTGGCGCGGCATCTTGGTGTACCCAACTGCTCATCGTGGACCGACTTTGAGCATGTCACCAAGATGCTTTACACCAGGGACATCGTCCTGCTCGTCAAGAAGTTCCTCGCAAGCGCCAAAGCTACCAACGAGAGACAAGCAGGGACGGCCGTGGAGTACCTCGACGTCCTCCTCCGCAGCGGTGTCATCGGGGTTCTGGTCCGCCTCTACTCCTCCGGCTCTATGCTGCATCACTTGAGAGCCAATTCGGCGATCATCTGCCTCCTGTATCCGGAGATAAGCGGCATACTCCCTCGCCTTGAGGTGTGCTTTCTCCCACTCTGGTTGGAGTTATGTCGGTTGATACCCGCCGCCTCCGGCAAAGGCAGAAGCGACCCGCTCTATGAGAAGTGTAGGCACAGGCTGGCGGCGGTGCTCTCTTTGTTCGAGCGGACGCCGTCGCTACGCATGCCGAAGATGCCTCAAGAGTGGTTGATCGAGCGGTTAATACCAATTGCCAAAGATGCGACGGACGTGATCATTCGCTACATGGCAGCAGGGTGGGCGGCCCCGGATGATAAGCTCTTTGTGTTCAGAGTATTGTTTGCACTGGTGTGCTACTTCCGGCGCCGGGAGGTTTACGCACAGCGCAAGGACGGTCCTGTGGGAGCGGTGCTGTCCCGGACGGCGATGTCCCTGCTGATTTCGGTCAATGCATTCATGACGAGGTTGGAGGGAGCCTCGCCGTCGAAGGAGCAACAGCAGCAGGACGCGACTCACAACATCTTGCCGGGTTTGGCGACCTTGGAGCAGCACCAGCAGGATACGGTTGACAGCATCTGGGTGGTGCTAGGCCAACTGGATATGTGGTCCGTGACGGACTGCCACTTGGCCGGCGCCATCCGGGCCACCTGCACGGCGCACGCGGCGTGCCTGAATGCGCTCGTGCTCGGCACCAGCGCCGACAGGAGCCGGTGCAAGGACATCGGCCGGATTGTCGTCAAGCACAAGGACCTCCTCGGGTTCGAGGTGCGGATGCATTTCGCCAGAGCGATGCTGCCGGAAATGGACGCAACGTCGTCGGCGTTCATGCTGTTTGACGATGAGCCTCATGCGCTCGAGATGCTCATTGATCGGTCGCAGCTGCTGCCCGACTCCTTCAGATATGTCTCCGAGGCAGCGAGCCACGTGCTCCGTGGCCGCCTGTTCGTGGAGTTCCTGGACGAGGAGGCCCTTGGCGAGGGGGTAGCAAGGGAGTGGATCTCCCTGGTGTGTCGCGCGTTGTTCGACCCGCGGCACGGCCTCTTCTCGCCCTGTCCGCGTGACCAGCAAAGGTTCTTCCTGAATCCAG CATCTGGAGCGGATCCACTGCAGCTGAAGTACTTCGATTTTGCGGGACGGATGATCGGACTGGCCCTGATGCACAATGTCCCGGTGGGGGTTCGGTTTGACCGGACGCTCTTCTTTCAGCTAGCCGGGAGGCCTCTCACCCTGGATGACATTGCAGACGCAGACCCAAGCACGCATGCAAGCTGCAAGAAAATCCTAGAGATGGATCCTGATCTCGTCGATTCAGACGCGCTGGGTCTCACATTTGCGAGGGAAGTTGGGGTATTTGGCTCAGGGGAGGTCATCGAGCTCCTTCCGGGAGGGAGAGATATCGCTGTCGATAGCAAGAACAGAGGCCAGTACATCGAGCTGTTGATCCAAAGTCTCTTCATGGCCAGCACCAAAGATCAACTAACTCATTTCGCTAAGGGGTTTTCCTACATGCTCGTAAAGCCGGAGTTGCGGAAACTTTTCTTCCTGAGCTTGCATTTGAAAGATCTTGACAGTATGCTGGGCGGGCGCATCGGCGCCATTGATGTGCAGGAATGGAAAGAATATACCAGATATGAGGGGGGGTTCACCCAACAAGATGATCAGATCAACTGGTTCTGGGAG GCCGTGGCAAGCATGATGGTTGAAGAGCAGAGACGATTGCTCTTCTTCTGGACCTCTGTCGAGTATTTGCCATTTGACGGTTTCCGTGGGCTACACCTAGGTAGTGGTCTAGTCATATCTAAAGCATCATTGAAGACCTCGGAGCATCTCCCTTCATCGTCCACCTGCTTTTACCGACTGAACATGCCAGTGTATACCTCCTCCTCCATGACGTTGAGCCGGCTACAGAAGATCACCCAGGAGCATGTGAGCAACAGCTTTGGTGAGATCTAA